TAACCGGGCTTAGCGACACCCGTGCGAAGCTCATCGAGCGCGACCTGATCATGCCCACTGGTTGGGGCGCTGTATCTTTTGCCCAACCCTACTTGGAGGAATACATCCGCACCCATCAAAGGCCACGGCGTATCAGCTAGCGCGCAGCACCGTGTAGCGGCGGTCCCTGGCCACTTCCTGGACCGAAAGGAAGCGCCGCGCCACCTCATCTCGGTAGCGCAGGTGGGAGTTGTGCACCATGTAGAGGGTGCCGGTTGGGGAAAGGAGGCGTTGGGCGGCGTCGAGAAGCGAGCTTGCGAGGCTGGTGTCAACGGTGGTTCCCTCGTGAAAGGGCGGGTTGAGCGCGATGGTGTCGAAGGAACCGTCTGCGAAACGGGAACCGGCATCATCCCAAGTGACCTCGAGGCCGATAGCCCGGGCGGAAAGCACCGCATCCGCCGAGGAATCCGTGGCCACGATGCTGCCGCTCAAACCTCGGGAAACGGAGCCGTTGCCGCACCCGAAATCGAGGAAGCGACCAAGCTTTGAAGGCAGCACCGAGCGCAGCAACTCACCACCGAAATCGGGCTTGGCGCCAGAAAAGACCCCGCCGAAGGCGACAAGTCCCTCCCCACGAACCGGTTCATAAGCTACCTTTCGGGGCCCGGCGGCGACCAAGCAGCGGTACTTGCCGCGCCCGCGTGACGCGCAAACATCTGTGAAGGACTCCCCAAGCACGTCGTTCATCGACCGTGCCAGGTGTTTGTTGTTAGCTCCCAACACTAGCCGGACGGAGGAAAACCCCGCCCCCGCGATGGAACGGGAAAGGTAGTTGAGCCGCGCCAGCGATTTCGGCATTTCCCCGATCGCCACCGCGGAACCGGATGAGCCGGCGAGGTAGGTGTCGAGACGTCTATCGCCCGCGATCGTGGCACCCAGCGACACCGCTTTCTGGCAGCGGGAATAATCGGCGTCGAGAACTATCACTAGGTGTCCAGACTCGACGGCCGCGGCAGTGAGATCTCCCGTCGGGTCTTCGCATACCAGCACCGTGTCGGCGTCGAAGCCTGCGGTATCCATGATCAATGCATCAAGTGTGCGCAAGGCCTGCCACCTCCCCAATGACGTACACGGCTGGTGAGACGACCGCTTCGTTCTCCATCACGTCGGCAAGGTGAGATAGCGGGGCGTAAAACGCGCGCTGTCGCGGGGTCTGGCCTTCTTGGATGACTGCCGTTGGGGTGTCGGGGGCCAATCCCGAATCCAGCAGGCAATCGCAGATGGCGCGCGCGTTTTTCACGCCCATGATCACGACGATGGTGCCGCCGACGCGGGCGAGGGCGGGCCAGTTTACAAGCGAGTTGCTGTGCCCTGGGGGCAGGTGTCCTGAGACCACGGTGAAGCTGTGGGTGATACCGCGCTGGGTGACGGGAACGTCGGCGGCCGCTGGCACGGATACCGCGCTGGTCACCCCAGGTACGACTACGCATTTGATTCCGGCGGCGG
The Corynebacterium sp. BD556 genome window above contains:
- the cobA gene encoding uroporphyrinogen-III C-methyltransferase is translated as MNFGTVTLVGGGPGDWDLMTIRGLRALETADVILTDHLGPSSQLEDFIDVSAKVVIDVSKLPYGKQVAQERTNALLVQHATAGRDVVRLKGGDPFVFGRGFEEVQACAAAGIKCVVVPGVTSAVSVPAAADVPVTQRGITHSFTVVSGHLPPGHSNSLVNWPALARVGGTIVVIMGVKNARAICDCLLDSGLAPDTPTAVIQEGQTPRQRAFYAPLSHLADVMENEAVVSPAVYVIGEVAGLAHT
- a CDS encoding class I SAM-dependent methyltransferase, whose protein sequence is MRTLDALIMDTAGFDADTVLVCEDPTGDLTAAAVESGHLVIVLDADYSRCQKAVSLGATIAGDRRLDTYLAGSSGSAVAIGEMPKSLARLNYLSRSIAGAGFSSVRLVLGANNKHLARSMNDVLGESFTDVCASRGRGKYRCLVAAGPRKVAYEPVRGEGLVAFGGVFSGAKPDFGGELLRSVLPSKLGRFLDFGCGNGSVSRGLSGSIVATDSSADAVLSARAIGLEVTWDDAGSRFADGSFDTIALNPPFHEGTTVDTSLASSLLDAAQRLLSPTGTLYMVHNSHLRYRDEVARRFLSVQEVARDRRYTVLRAS